The genome window TCGACCAGCGGCGGGTTCACGGCGAACAGCGAGGACGTGTACGCGAACCCGGTCGCATACCTGCGCGGTGTCCCGGACGCCGAGCGCGGCAGCGCGCTGGATCATGTCCCCTCCCTGGACGTGTTCATGCGCCACGCGAATCCGACGAACCTGCGCGCACGCGCCGAGGGCGATTTCGAGGCCGACTGGTCGATTTACCACCGCTGGGTGGTCACCTGGACCTTGGACGAGATGGCGCAGGCACTGTCGTCGAGCTTCGCCACGACCGTGACGCAGGTCGATTCGATCGTGGTCACCGACCGCGCGGATCATGGCCGCGTGCGCGCGATCGTGTTCTACACGGATGCGGGCGCCCTGGTCGGCACCAAGGACGGCATCCGCTCGCGACTGCCATACTTCAACGCGAGCGGCACACTGTCGTCGCTGCGCAGCACGCTGTTCTTCATCGAGCCGTGGCAGGAGCGCGGCGCGGTCGTCGGCTGGAAGGCGTATGGCGGCGGCTGGGGGCACGGCGTAGGCATGTCGCAGACAGGCGCCGTCGAAATGGCGCAGCGCGGCCGCACCTACCAGGAAATCCTGGCGCACTACTACCAGGGCAGCACCACCGAGGTGCGCACGTACTGATTACGCAAGCTCATCGACAATCACGGCAGAAATGACAGCGAGGCTGGCAGCACGGTTTGCGTGCGCCAGCCTCGCTCTTCTGCCGACTGCCTGCCCCGCTATCTCACGGGCGCCACAGTCTCGCTTCCACGCTCCTGCAGGCTCAGCACCGTGCGTTCGCGCGACCGCAGCGCGATCGCGGCGTCGCACGCGGCGCTCGCCGCAGACAGCGTCGTGCAGTACGGCACCTTGCGCGTGATCGCGGCGCGTCGCATGGCGTAGTCGTCGAACTGCGACTTCTTGCCGAGCGGCGTGTTGATCAGCAGGTCGATCTCGCCGCTGATCAGCTGATCCACGATGTGCGGGCGCCCTTCACCCACCTTGAAGATCCGCTCTGCCGGGATGCCGCGGGCGCGCAGGTAGCGCCAGGTCCCTTCCGTCGCGCGGATCTCGAAGCCGAGATCGTGGAACCGACGCGCGATCGGCGTGACGTTCGCCTTGTCGTGGTCGTTCACGGTGATGCACACGACGCCCTCGGTCGGGATCGGTGCACCCGCCGAGATCTCCGCCTTGGCGAACGCCATCCCGAAGCTCTCATCGAAGCCCATCACCTCGCCCGTGGAGCGCATCTCGGGGCCGAGAATCACGTCGACGTCGAACTTGTTGAACGGGAAGACGGCTTCCTTCACTGCGACGCCGATGACGTCCGGCTCCTCGGGCACATCGAGGTCCGCCAGCTTCTGCCCCGCCATCACGAGTGAGGCGAGGCGCGCGAAGGAGACGCCGGTTGCCTTGGAGACGAACGGGACGGTGCGCGAGGCGCGCGGATTGACCTCCAGGACGTAGACCGTGCCGTGTCGCACCGCGTACTGCACGTTGATCAGGCCGACGACACCGAGCTCGAGCGCGAACGCACGCGTCAGCTCGCGCATCTTCTCGACCTCCGCATCGCGCAGCATGTACGGCGGCAGCACGCAGGCGGAGTCGCCCGAGTGCACGCCCGCGTCCTCGATGTGCTGCATCACGCCGGCGATCACGACGCGCTCGCCGTCGCTCAAGGCGTCGACATCGGCTTCGAATGCGTCCTCGAGGAAGCTGTCGACGAGCACCGGGTGATCCGGCGATGCACGCACCGCGCGTTCGAAGTAGTCGCGGAGGGAAGGCTCGTCGTAGACGATCTCCATGGCGCGGCCGCCCAGCACGTACGATGGGCGCACCAGGATCGGATACCCGATGTCGTTGGCGATCGCGACTGCCTGTTCGGTGCTGGTCGCGATGCCGTTCGGGGGCATGGCCGCGCCCAGCTTGCGGCAGACCTCCGCAAAGCGGTCACGGTCCTCCGCACGGTCGATTGCCTCGACGCTCGTGCCCAGGATCGGCACGCCCAGCTCGGCGAGTGGTTTCGCCAGCTTGAGCGGCGTCTGGCCGCCGAGCTGCACGATCACGCCGACCGGCTGCTCGCGCTCGACGATCTCGAGCACGTCCTCCAGCGTCAGCGGCTCGAAGTACAGCTTGTCGGAAATGTCGAAGTCCGTGGACACCGTCTCCGGGTTCGAGTTGACCATGATCGTCTCGAAGCCGGCGTCGCGCAGTGCGAGCGCGGCCTGGACGCAGCAGTAGTCGAACTCGATGCCCTGGCCGATGCGGTTCGGGCCGGAGCCGAGGATCACGACCTTCTTTCGATCGCTCGGCGGCGCCTCGCTCTCCGACTCGTACGCGGAGTACAGGTACGGCGTCGCGGCCGGGAACTCGCCAGCGCACGTGTCGACCATGTGGTAGGTCGGGCGGACGCTGTACGACCAGCGACGCTCACGCACGTCGCGCTCCGACTCGCCCCGGAACTTCGCGAGCAGCCTGTCGCCGAAGCCCAGGCGCTTCATGCGCAGCAGCGCGACACGGTCGACCTCGGGCAGCGAGCGGTACCACTGCTCGGCGTCGTGCATCTCCTTCAGCTGCGCCAGGAACCACGGATCGACGAGCGTGAGCTCGTGGATCTCGTCGATGCTCAGGCCGGCATCGAAGGCGCGCTTGATCTGGAACACGCGCTCCGCCGTGGGGCGGCGCAGCGCACTGCGGAGCGACTCGAGCGAATCGTCGGGCAGCCCGTCGTCCTTCGGGTTGGCCGCAGCTTCCCAGCCGTCCCGGCCGGTCTCGAGGCCGCGCAGCCCCTTCTGCCAGGCCTGCTTCAGTGTCCGCCCGATCGACATCACCTCGCCGACCGCCTTCATCTGCACGCCGAGCGTAGGATCCGCCGTGGGGAACTTCTCGAACGCGAAACGCGGGAACTTGCAGACAACGTAGTCCAGCGTCGGCTCGAAGGAGGCGGGCGTCGACTTCGTGATGTCGTTGGGCAGCTCGTCGAGGCGGTAGCCGACGGCGAGCTTGGCGCCGATGCGCGCGATCGGGAAGCCGGTTGCCTTGGACGCGAGCGCGGAGCTGCGCGAGACGCGCGGGTTCATCTCGACGACCAGCATCTCGCCGTCGGCGGGGTTGACCGCGAACTGGATGTTGCAGCCGCCCGCCTCGACGCCGATCTCGCGGATGATCGCGAGCGCGGCGTCGCGCATGACCTGGTACTCGACGTCCGTGAGGGTCTGCGAGGGCGCGACCGTGATCGAGTCGCCGGTGTGCACCCCCATCGGGTCGAAGTTCTCGATCGCGCAAACGATGACGACGTTGTCCGCGCCGTCGCGCATCACCTCGAGCTCGAACTCCTTCCAGCCGATCACGCTGCGATCGATCAGCACCTCGCCGATCGGCGACTGGTCGATGCCGCGGCGGACGAACTCCTCGAACTCGTCGCGGTTGTACGCGATCGCGCCGCCCGTGCCGCCGAGCGTGAACGACGGGCGGATGATGGCCGGATATCCGACGTCCTCGACGATGGTGCGCGCGTCTTCCATCGAGCGCGCGAAGCCGCCGTGCGGGACCTTGAGCTTGAGGCGCGCCATCGCCTCGGCAAACTCCTCGCGGTCCTCTGCCATGCGGATCGCGCGCGCGTCCGCACCGATCAATTCGACGCCGTGCTTCTCGAGCACCCCGCGATCGAACAGCTCCAGCGACACGTTGAGCGCCGTCTGGCCGCCCATCGTGGGCAGCAGCGCATCCGGCCGCTCGCGCTCGATGATGCGCTCGACCCACTCCGGCGTGATCGGCTCGATGTAGGTCCGATCCGCGAGGTCCGGATCGGTCATGATCGTGGCCGGATTGCTGTTGACGAGGATGACCCGGTAGCCCTCTTCCTTGAGGGCGCGTACGGCCTGGGTACCCGAGTAATCGAACTCGCAGCCCTGGCCGATCACGATCGGGCCGGAGCCGAGGATGAGGATGCTCTGGATGTCGTCTCTTCGCGGCACGGCTGCGGCTACCCTTCCCGCTTCCGGCCCTCGAGGCGGATCGCGGTGACGGCGATGGTGATGAACCCGCCCCACACGATCCCGGCTATGACG of Longimicrobiales bacterium contains these proteins:
- the carB gene encoding carbamoyl-phosphate synthase large subunit; protein product: MPRRDDIQSILILGSGPIVIGQGCEFDYSGTQAVRALKEEGYRVILVNSNPATIMTDPDLADRTYIEPITPEWVERIIERERPDALLPTMGGQTALNVSLELFDRGVLEKHGVELIGADARAIRMAEDREEFAEAMARLKLKVPHGGFARSMEDARTIVEDVGYPAIIRPSFTLGGTGGAIAYNRDEFEEFVRRGIDQSPIGEVLIDRSVIGWKEFELEVMRDGADNVVIVCAIENFDPMGVHTGDSITVAPSQTLTDVEYQVMRDAALAIIREIGVEAGGCNIQFAVNPADGEMLVVEMNPRVSRSSALASKATGFPIARIGAKLAVGYRLDELPNDITKSTPASFEPTLDYVVCKFPRFAFEKFPTADPTLGVQMKAVGEVMSIGRTLKQAWQKGLRGLETGRDGWEAAANPKDDGLPDDSLESLRSALRRPTAERVFQIKRAFDAGLSIDEIHELTLVDPWFLAQLKEMHDAEQWYRSLPEVDRVALLRMKRLGFGDRLLAKFRGESERDVRERRWSYSVRPTYHMVDTCAGEFPAATPYLYSAYESESEAPPSDRKKVVILGSGPNRIGQGIEFDYCCVQAALALRDAGFETIMVNSNPETVSTDFDISDKLYFEPLTLEDVLEIVEREQPVGVIVQLGGQTPLKLAKPLAELGVPILGTSVEAIDRAEDRDRFAEVCRKLGAAMPPNGIATSTEQAVAIANDIGYPILVRPSYVLGGRAMEIVYDEPSLRDYFERAVRASPDHPVLVDSFLEDAFEADVDALSDGERVVIAGVMQHIEDAGVHSGDSACVLPPYMLRDAEVEKMRELTRAFALELGVVGLINVQYAVRHGTVYVLEVNPRASRTVPFVSKATGVSFARLASLVMAGQKLADLDVPEEPDVIGVAVKEAVFPFNKFDVDVILGPEMRSTGEVMGFDESFGMAFAKAEISAGAPIPTEGVVCITVNDHDKANVTPIARRFHDLGFEIRATEGTWRYLRARGIPAERIFKVGEGRPHIVDQLISGEIDLLINTPLGKKSQFDDYAMRRAAITRKVPYCTTLSAASAACDAAIALRSRERTVLSLQERGSETVAPVR